The genomic segment CACGAGCGAGCAGGATGCCATCGCGGCGCTGTCGCCCACGACCAGTGTCACGGATGCCGATGGAGCGACCCACACGGTCGGGCTGAGCTGGGCGCTCGCCGACTACGACGCGTCGACGGCGGGTCGGTACGATGCTGTCGGCCGGTTCTCCTTGCCGGTCGGCGTGACCCAATCCGACCCGGAGACCGAACTGAGCGTCACGGCGACGGTCACGGTGGAGGAGGCTGCGGTGACGCTGCCGACCGTCCCGCCGACAGGCCCCGGCACCTCGCCCGGCTCCGACCCCGGCGCCCCGGATTCGACCGGCGGCGCCCAGGCATCCGGTGGCGACCTCGCGAACACCGGCCTCGCGATCGGGGGCTGGGCGGCGTTGGCGCTTCTCGCAGCGGCTCTCGGTGCCGCGATTCTCGTGCGACGCCGACGGGCTTCGCACTGATCGTTCCCTCCCGGAACGGCGCGGGCGGATGCTGCAGCTTCGGCTGGGCATCCGCCCGCGGCCGCGGAAGGGTGGTCGCCGAGGCTCAGCGCCCGGAGTAGACGGGTGGCCGGCCTTCCGCCTCGGCGCGTCGGCCCTCGGCGAAGTCGTCGGTTCGGTAGAGCGCGCCGTATTGTTCGTCGAGTTTCGCGAACGCTGCGGCCTCCGACTCGTCGATCGCCAGGTGCGCCGACTCCAGAGAAGTCTTGATGCCGAGGGGGGCGCAGGCGGCGACCTTCTCGGCCACCTCGATCCCCTTGGCGATCGCTGCTTCGCGATCGGATTCCACGAACTGCACCATGCCCATCCGCTCCGCCTGGTCGGCGCCCCAATGGTCGCCGGTCAAGATGTAACGCATCGCTGACGCCCACCCGACCTCACGGGGGAAGCGGATGGTTCCACCGCCTCCGGGGAAGCGCGCGTGGGTGGTTTCGTCCTGACCGAACTCGACGTCTTGACTGGCGACGCGGATGTCGGCTGTGAGGAACAGTTCATGACCCATGTTCCAGGTGTCGCCGTGTGCCACGAAGACGAGCGGCTTGCTGAGGTGAGCGGACTTGAAGAAGGGATCAGCCATGCCGTCTGTCAGTTCGAGATGCTGCCCCGTCGAGGTCAGAGCGTTGAAGGCATCCACGTCGACTCCCCGCGACAACGATCGGCCGTGGCCGAACACGACGGCCACCCGGAGGCTCGGGTCGTTGTCGAAGTCGTAGTAGGCCTTGGCGAGCCCGTAGTAGGCGTCGGGATCGAAACGATTGTCGCGGTCGGGACGGTTGATTCCGATGAGCACGACGTGCCCGCGACGTTCGATCGTGATTCTCGCCCCTCCCGTCAGCGGGACTTCGGCCATGCGGGTCGGGTCTTGCGTAGCGTCATCCATGTCACGGCTCCTCAATCGCTCTCGTGAGACCATCCTGCTCTTCGGCTTCGCCCATATCCGGTGAATCCGCCGTCAGTATCGGGTCGGCAGCTCGGGTGCCGGTTCGGTCGAGGGCAGCACCCGGTGGTCTTTGGCGAGCTGAGCGACGAGGTCGTGGAAGACCGGTGCCGGTGCCAGGGCAGAATCGACGGAAACCGGTTGGGCGATCGTGACGGAGACGACGAATTGCGGAGCTTCGGCTGGGAAGAGCCCGGTGATGGAGGTGATGAAGCTCGAACTGTAGGCGCCGTTGCCGTCGCTCATCTCGGCGGTGCTGGTCTTGGCGGCCACGCGGTAGCCCGCGAGCTGCAGTTCGGATGCGGCGTATCCGCCCTCGACCACGGTCTCGAGCATCTCCACCACGCTCT from the Herbiconiux aconitum genome contains:
- a CDS encoding enoyl-CoA hydratase-related protein, which produces MDDATQDPTRMAEVPLTGGARITIERRGHVVLIGINRPDRDNRFDPDAYYGLAKAYYDFDNDPSLRVAVVFGHGRSLSRGVDVDAFNALTSTGQHLELTDGMADPFFKSAHLSKPLVFVAHGDTWNMGHELFLTADIRVASQDVEFGQDETTHARFPGGGGTIRFPREVGWASAMRYILTGDHWGADQAERMGMVQFVESDREAAIAKGIEVAEKVAACAPLGIKTSLESAHLAIDESEAAAFAKLDEQYGALYRTDDFAEGRRAEAEGRPPVYSGR